DNA sequence from the Brachybacterium avium genome:
ACAGGCCAAGACCCTGTGCGCGGGCTGCCCGCTCATCGAGGAATGCCGACAGGGCGCCCTCGACCGGGCGGAGCCCTGGGGCGTCTGGGGCGGCGCGATCTTCGAGGCCGGCCGCATCATCGCCGTCAAGCGCGGCCGCGGCCGGCCGCGGAAGAACCGGGAGCAGGAGGCCGCATGACCCGGGCCGAGCCTCGGCTCGCCCGCCTCCTGCCCCTGTGGAACGGCGTTCGGCACCCCTCCGGTGCGGCGGGCGCGCCGAATGCCGTTCCACGGTGCCGCAGCATCGATGAAGGCCCCGGACCGAGGTCCGGGGCCTTCATCGATGCTGCGCGGGGCAGCACCTCGCTCAGGGGTGCTTCAGGCCTTGCCGAGGATCCGGTTCAGCTTGGTGCCGCACTCCGGGCACACGGCCTTGGCCATGCGGCGACCGTTGGAGACGACGACGTTGCCCTCGGCCTCCCGCTTCTCACGGCACTTGACGCAGTAGAACTCTCCGGCATAGGTCTCGTCGGCCATATCCGCTCCTCGTTGCTTGTCGGTGATGTGCATTCCCGGATGCGCGGAACTGGCTGCGAAGCCGGGACCGATCCACTGTAACGGCGCGGGAACGTGCTGCACGAATCAGGGGCCGCTGATGTGGCCGGATCGGGGCGGCCCGTCGCAC
Encoded proteins:
- a CDS encoding WhiB family transcriptional regulator; this encodes MSTLLTTFLNPADASATMLPCHDTDAADLFFSERPADLEQAKTLCAGCPLIEECRQGALDRAEPWGVWGGAIFEAGRIIAVKRGRGRPRKNREQEAA
- a CDS encoding DUF5679 domain-containing protein: MADETYAGEFYCVKCREKREAEGNVVVSNGRRMAKAVCPECGTKLNRILGKA